The following coding sequences are from one Lycium ferocissimum isolate CSIRO_LF1 chromosome 3, AGI_CSIRO_Lferr_CH_V1, whole genome shotgun sequence window:
- the LOC132050334 gene encoding protein CNGC15b-like isoform X1 — MAYGKSRSVRFQDDLEATKYATTNGDNNVIKVKHKLDGIRQSEPASRKSLKAKVLSRVFSEDYERANRKILDPRGPIIHRWNKIFLVSCLISLFVDPLLFYLPVVQDDICIDIGVNLEIALTFIRSIADIFYMIQIFVRFRTAYVAPSSRVFGRGELVLDTSKIAKRYFRKEFLIDVIAALPLPQVLIWVVIPNLKGSTMANTKNVLRFIIIFQYLPRLYLIFPLSSQIVKATGVLAETAWAGAAYNLMLYMLASHVLGACWYLLSIERQEACWRYACSLEKPFCDYEYFDCQRVNDPQRKSWFNSSNITRLCNPNKSDYPFGIYDDAVTVSVTSALFFNKYFYCLWWGLKNLSALGQDLSTSTHVGEISFAIIVATLGLVLFALLIGNMQTYLQSTTIRLEEWRIRRMDSERWMHHRQLPQELRQSVRKYDQYKWVATRGVDEEALLKGLPLDLRRDIKRHLCYDLVRRVPVFDQMDERMIDAICERLKPALCTQGTCVVREGDPVNEMLFIIRGNLDSYTTNGGRTGFFNSCRIGPGDFCGEELLTWALDPRPSVILPSSTRTVKAVSEVESFALVAEDLKFVAKQFRRLHSKQLRHKFRFYSHQWRTWAARFIQVAYRIYRKRKGAAELKALENFVNETESFSGQLDTNAAPSPGSGFAARWAANRRGLHKHTDSDSTAVNALQKPEEPDFSVDDDE; from the exons ATGGCTTATGGTAAATCAAGATCTGTAAG ATTCCAAGATGATCTTGAAGCAACAAAGTATGCAACAACTAATGGAGATAATAATGTGATCAAGGTGAAGCATAAGCTTGATGGAATACGACAATCAGAGCCAGCCAGCAGAAAATCCCTGAAAGCGAAAGTACTATCACGAGTATTTTCAGAAGACTATGAAAGAGCAAACAGAAAGATTCTGGATCCTCGAGGACCTATAATTCATAGATGGAACAAGATTTTCTTAGTTTCTTGTTTAATTTCATTGTTCGTCGACCCTCTATTGTTTTACTTGCCGGTGGTTCAGGACGATATCTGCATAGATATAGGAGTTAATCTGGAAATTGCTCTCACATTTATTAGATCAATAGCTGATATCTTTTACATGATTCAGATTTTTGTTCGATTTAGAACTGCGTATGTTGCTCCATCTTCTCGTGTATTTGGCAGAGGAGAGCTTGTTTTAGATACTTCAAAGATAGCAAAAAGATACTtcagaaaagaatttttgattGATGTCATTGCAGCCCTGCCTTTACCACAG GTATTAATTTGGGTCGTTATCCCTAATTTAAAGGGCTCAACAATGGCGAACACGAAGAATGTCCTCAGATTCATTATCATTTTTCAGTATCTCCCTAGACTTTATCTCATATTTCCATTGTCGTCGCAAATTGTCAAGGCTACTGGTGTTTTGGCTGAAACAGCATGGGCAGGAGCTGCTTACAACTTGATGCTTTACATGCTAGCAAGCCAT GTATTGGGAGCTTGTTGGTATCTTCTATCAATTGAGAGGCAAGAAGCTTGTTGGAGATACGCGTGCAGTCTTGAGAAGCCGTTTtgtgattatgaatattttgactGCCAGAGAGTAAATGATCCACAAAGGAAGTCCTGGTTCAATTCCAGCAACATAACAAGACTATGTAACCCTAATAAAAGTGACTACCCGTTTGGTATTTATGATGACGCGGTGACAGTTAGCGTAACATCTGCTTTGTTTTTCAATAAGTACTTCTACTGCCTCTGGTGGGGCTTGAAGAACCTAAG TGCTCTAGGACAAGATCTTTCTACAAGCACTCATGTTGGAGAAATAAGTTTTGCCATCATAGTTGCAACTCTCGGCCTAGTTCTTTTTGCATTGCTCATCGGCAATATGCAA ACGTACCTCCAGTCGACAACAATTAGATTAGAGGAGTGGAGAATTAGGAGAATGGATTCAGAACGATGGATGCACCACAGGCAGTTACCTCAAGAATTAAGGCAGTCGGTAAGGAAATATGATCAATACAAATGGGTTGCTACAAGAGGAGTTGATGAGGAAGCTCTTCTCAAAGGACTTCCTCTAGATCTTCGCAGAGATATCAAGCGCCACCTCTGCTATGATTTAGTTAGAAGA GTACCAGTGTTTGATCAAATGGATGAAAGAATGATAGATGCGATATGCGAGAGGCTAAAACCTGCATTATGCACTCAAGGAACTTGTGTTGTCCGCGAGGGTGATCCTGTCAATGAAATGCTCTTCATAATTCGAGGGAATCTTGATTCTTACACAACGAATGGTGGCCGTACTGGTTTCTTCAATTCTTGCCGTATTGGTCCAG GTGATTTCTGTGGTGAGGAACTGCTGACATGGGCCCTCGATCCACGTCCAAGTGTGATTCTACCATCCTCCACTCGAACAGTGAAAGCAGTTTCTGAAGTAGAGTCGTTCGCACTTGTAGCAGAGGACTTGAAGTTCGTGGCAAAACAGTTTCGGAGGCTGCATAGCAAACAACTGAGGCACAAATTCAGGTTCTACTCACACCAGTGGCGTACTTGGGCTGCACGCTTCATTCAAGTTGCATACCGAATATATAGAAAACGAAAGGGTGCAGCTGAACTTAAGGCTCTAGAGAACTTTGTGAATGAAACAGAGTCGTTTAGCGGGCAGTTGGACACGAATGCCGCACCATCACCTGGATCAGGCTTTGCAGCAAGATGGGCAGCAAATAGAAGGGGTCTTCACAAGCACACTGATTCAGATTCCACTGCAGTTAATGCATTACAAAAGCCAGAAGAACCTGATTTCtctgttgatgatgatgagtaa
- the LOC132050334 gene encoding protein CNGC15c-like isoform X2 → MAYGKSRSVRFQDDLEATKYATTNGDNNVIKVKHKLDGIRQSEPASRKSLKAKVLSRVFSEDYERANRKILDPRGPIIHRWNKIFLVSCLISLFVDPLLFYLPVVQDDICIDIGVNLEIALTFIRSIADIFYMIQIFVRFRTAYVAPSSRVFGRGELVLDTSKIAKRYFRKEFLIDVIAALPLPQATGVLAETAWAGAAYNLMLYMLASHVLGACWYLLSIERQEACWRYACSLEKPFCDYEYFDCQRVNDPQRKSWFNSSNITRLCNPNKSDYPFGIYDDAVTVSVTSALFFNKYFYCLWWGLKNLSALGQDLSTSTHVGEISFAIIVATLGLVLFALLIGNMQTYLQSTTIRLEEWRIRRMDSERWMHHRQLPQELRQSVRKYDQYKWVATRGVDEEALLKGLPLDLRRDIKRHLCYDLVRRVPVFDQMDERMIDAICERLKPALCTQGTCVVREGDPVNEMLFIIRGNLDSYTTNGGRTGFFNSCRIGPGDFCGEELLTWALDPRPSVILPSSTRTVKAVSEVESFALVAEDLKFVAKQFRRLHSKQLRHKFRFYSHQWRTWAARFIQVAYRIYRKRKGAAELKALENFVNETESFSGQLDTNAAPSPGSGFAARWAANRRGLHKHTDSDSTAVNALQKPEEPDFSVDDDE, encoded by the exons ATGGCTTATGGTAAATCAAGATCTGTAAG ATTCCAAGATGATCTTGAAGCAACAAAGTATGCAACAACTAATGGAGATAATAATGTGATCAAGGTGAAGCATAAGCTTGATGGAATACGACAATCAGAGCCAGCCAGCAGAAAATCCCTGAAAGCGAAAGTACTATCACGAGTATTTTCAGAAGACTATGAAAGAGCAAACAGAAAGATTCTGGATCCTCGAGGACCTATAATTCATAGATGGAACAAGATTTTCTTAGTTTCTTGTTTAATTTCATTGTTCGTCGACCCTCTATTGTTTTACTTGCCGGTGGTTCAGGACGATATCTGCATAGATATAGGAGTTAATCTGGAAATTGCTCTCACATTTATTAGATCAATAGCTGATATCTTTTACATGATTCAGATTTTTGTTCGATTTAGAACTGCGTATGTTGCTCCATCTTCTCGTGTATTTGGCAGAGGAGAGCTTGTTTTAGATACTTCAAAGATAGCAAAAAGATACTtcagaaaagaatttttgattGATGTCATTGCAGCCCTGCCTTTACCACAG GCTACTGGTGTTTTGGCTGAAACAGCATGGGCAGGAGCTGCTTACAACTTGATGCTTTACATGCTAGCAAGCCAT GTATTGGGAGCTTGTTGGTATCTTCTATCAATTGAGAGGCAAGAAGCTTGTTGGAGATACGCGTGCAGTCTTGAGAAGCCGTTTtgtgattatgaatattttgactGCCAGAGAGTAAATGATCCACAAAGGAAGTCCTGGTTCAATTCCAGCAACATAACAAGACTATGTAACCCTAATAAAAGTGACTACCCGTTTGGTATTTATGATGACGCGGTGACAGTTAGCGTAACATCTGCTTTGTTTTTCAATAAGTACTTCTACTGCCTCTGGTGGGGCTTGAAGAACCTAAG TGCTCTAGGACAAGATCTTTCTACAAGCACTCATGTTGGAGAAATAAGTTTTGCCATCATAGTTGCAACTCTCGGCCTAGTTCTTTTTGCATTGCTCATCGGCAATATGCAA ACGTACCTCCAGTCGACAACAATTAGATTAGAGGAGTGGAGAATTAGGAGAATGGATTCAGAACGATGGATGCACCACAGGCAGTTACCTCAAGAATTAAGGCAGTCGGTAAGGAAATATGATCAATACAAATGGGTTGCTACAAGAGGAGTTGATGAGGAAGCTCTTCTCAAAGGACTTCCTCTAGATCTTCGCAGAGATATCAAGCGCCACCTCTGCTATGATTTAGTTAGAAGA GTACCAGTGTTTGATCAAATGGATGAAAGAATGATAGATGCGATATGCGAGAGGCTAAAACCTGCATTATGCACTCAAGGAACTTGTGTTGTCCGCGAGGGTGATCCTGTCAATGAAATGCTCTTCATAATTCGAGGGAATCTTGATTCTTACACAACGAATGGTGGCCGTACTGGTTTCTTCAATTCTTGCCGTATTGGTCCAG GTGATTTCTGTGGTGAGGAACTGCTGACATGGGCCCTCGATCCACGTCCAAGTGTGATTCTACCATCCTCCACTCGAACAGTGAAAGCAGTTTCTGAAGTAGAGTCGTTCGCACTTGTAGCAGAGGACTTGAAGTTCGTGGCAAAACAGTTTCGGAGGCTGCATAGCAAACAACTGAGGCACAAATTCAGGTTCTACTCACACCAGTGGCGTACTTGGGCTGCACGCTTCATTCAAGTTGCATACCGAATATATAGAAAACGAAAGGGTGCAGCTGAACTTAAGGCTCTAGAGAACTTTGTGAATGAAACAGAGTCGTTTAGCGGGCAGTTGGACACGAATGCCGCACCATCACCTGGATCAGGCTTTGCAGCAAGATGGGCAGCAAATAGAAGGGGTCTTCACAAGCACACTGATTCAGATTCCACTGCAGTTAATGCATTACAAAAGCCAGAAGAACCTGATTTCtctgttgatgatgatgagtaa